CTTTGGTCGTGAACTCTTTGAGATGCACGTTCTTGATGCGCGGGCCGAGCATCTCGATCCAGTGCTCCGGATATTGATAGAGCATGATGTTGCCGGTATCGAAATGCACCTTCACTTGCTCGCTCGAAAAGGAATCGACGAACGTGATCATCTCGCTCGGCGTCATGAGGTAGCCGTTGAAAAAGATGTTTTCGATATTGAGCGACACGCCGAGTTTCTCGGCCTGCGGCAAGAGCTTGCCGATCGCTTCGCGGGCCCGACGGTCGCACACCTTCGGCGTGATCGGCGGATAATCATCGCGCCACGGAATCGTTACGGCACCCGGCACGACGAGTAGATTGTCGGTGCCGAGATCGTGGGCGCATTGCGTCATCAGGCTCGCAAGCTCGGCCGCCCGCGTGCGCTTCGCCGGGTCTTCGGCCGTGAGCGGATAGGGCCAGAAGAGAAACGAGCAGAGTCCGCTCACGGCGAGCCCGAGCGAGTCGCAGAGCTTGCGGATTTCGGTATAGCGCGCCGTGTTGCTCTTCGGCGATAGGTCGTTGTCGAGATCGTAGTTGAGCTCGATGCCGTCGAAGCCCGCCTCTTTCGCGAGCCGTAGGCATTGCTCGAGCGTCATCTTCTGAGGATACGGGAAAGCCCAGAGGTTGATCGACTTCTTCATGGCATAACGTTTCGACTCTTTGCCGACGATGGAAGCGCCGCTTGCTCCGCCGACTCCATCGGCAGCGGAACCGGTCGTGCCGACGGCAGCCGCCGACATGCCGAATGCCGCGGCTCCGAGCGTGGCGGCGAAGAGCGAACGTCGAGACAAAGCGGATTCGTCGGCGGAAGGATCGTGCGACATGCGAGAGCCCTACAGCGGAGAGAGTGGGAATGCTGGCAGTGAAGTATCCATCGCCGAGCGGTGCGAGTCTATGCGCAGTGCCGGCGATGCTGCGAGAAAGCCCTTGCCGCCGCGCCGGAGCAGCGGTACTCTCCCGCGAGTTTTTCTCGGCCGGCGCCGGAAACTCGCGGCGAAAACGAGTCGGAAACCGACATGCCTCGAACCC
The DNA window shown above is from Planctomycetia bacterium and carries:
- a CDS encoding sugar phosphate isomerase/epimerase, whose translation is MSHDPSADESALSRRSLFAATLGAAAFGMSAAAVGTTGSAADGVGGASGASIVGKESKRYAMKKSINLWAFPYPQKMTLEQCLRLAKEAGFDGIELNYDLDNDLSPKSNTARYTEIRKLCDSLGLAVSGLCSFLFWPYPLTAEDPAKRTRAAELASLMTQCAHDLGTDNLLVVPGAVTIPWRDDYPPITPKVCDRRAREAIGKLLPQAEKLGVSLNIENIFFNGYLMTPSEMITFVDSFSSEQVKVHFDTGNIMLYQYPEHWIEMLGPRIKNVHLKEFTTKGTDHSLESFRPLLDGTTNWPAVLEAFAATNYKSYLTFEYFHPYQHWPEALVHQTSDSLDRMLGRK